The Syntrophorhabdaceae bacterium nucleotide sequence AGCCAAGAGGGAAGCACACCATCCATGTCTGTCTTGGGACTGCATGTCATTTAAGAGGAGGGCCAAACATACTGGAGACATTTGAACGTGAGCTCAAGATAAAGACAGGAGAAACTACCAGCGATGGCAACTTTACCATAGAGACTGTTAACTGTCTCGGCGCATGTGCCTTGGCCCCTTTGGTTAGGGTAGATGAACATGATTTTGGTAAAGCAACGCAGGCAGTCGCAAAAAAGATTATCAATGAATTTGCAGACGGGGTAAGATCATGAATATGTCTCTTGAACAACTCGATAGCATAACTGCAAGATATACCAACAGGATGTCATATTACACAAAGATTGTGAGGATCTGCTGTGGCACAGGTTGCGTATCATCAGGTTCTTTGCAAGTCTACGAAGGATTGAAAAAGATTTTGGAGGAAAAAGGGTTAACGGAAACTGTCCTTGTAAAGCAGACAGGCTGTCATGGATTATGCGAGAGGGGCCCTATAGTTGTTCTGGGTAATGATGAGATCTTATATCAAAGCGTGGGCAAAAGGAACATAGAAGATGATATATCTGCACTGATAGATACAATCTCAGATAATAAAATAATAGAGAGGATGCTTTATCAAGGTGAAGATAAGACAAAGAGATATATATCACCAAAAGACATACCTTTTTATGCGGGACAAGACAGGATTGTGCTTTCGTTGAACGGTATTATAGATGCCGAAGATATAGAAGAATACATATCCTTGGGTGGTTACAGGGGTCTTTACAAGGCGCTTCTTATGGAGCCAGCAGAAATCATTGATTGGATAGATAAATCAGGTTTAAGGGGAAGAGGTGGGGGGGGGTTTCCTACGGGGACAAAATGGCGTTCCTGCAGAAATGCCCCTGGCGAAGTTAAATATGTTGTTGCCAATGGCGACGAAGGTGACCCTGGTGCATTTATGGATAGATCGCTGATGGAAGGAAATCCCCATGGTGTTATAGAAGGGATGATTATTGGGGGATATGCAATTGGGTCTAATCAGGGATTTATATATGTTCGGGATGAATATCCCCTTGCCGTAAACAGGTTAATAAAGGCGATAGAGAGTGCAAGAGAATATGGTTTATTGGGTAAAAACATATTTGATTCAGGTTTTGATTTTGATATAAAAATCTTCAGAGGTGGCGGTGCATTTGTATGTGGTGAATCAACCGCCCTTATGTCTTCCATTGAAGGTAAATCAGGTGAACCAAGGGCAAAATATATCCACACAGTAGAGAAGGGGATCTGGGAGAAGCCAACTAATCTCAACAATGTAGAGACTTGGGCATGTGTCCCCCATATAATCAATAAAGGTTGGGAATGGTTTGCCTCTATTGGGACACCTCATAGTAAAGGCACAAAGGTCTTTTCCCTTGTGGGAAAGGTGAAAAATACAGGTCTAATAGAAGTGCCTATGGGTATAACATTGAGAGAGATTATCTATGATTTAGGTGGAGGGATTCAGGGGAACAGGAGATTCAAGGCAGTTCAGACAGGTGGTCCTTCAGGAGGCTGCATCCCCGAGGCTTATCTTGAGATGCCCGTTGATTTCGATTCCCTTACAAGACTTGGTTCTATGATGGGTTCTGGTGGCATGATAGTTATGGATGAGAGAAACTGTATGGTAGATGTGGCAAAATATTTCCTAAAATTTCTTGTGGAGGAATCATGCGGTAAATGCACGCCTTGTAGGGAAGGGGTTAGAAGGATGTATGAAATAGTTGACCGTATATGCAATGGAGAGGGCCAAAGAGGGGATATCCACCATCTTGAGGAGCTTGCCCACGCAATAAGTTTGGGATCCCTTTGCGGCCTTGGCCAGAGCGCACCAAATCC carries:
- a CDS encoding NAD(P)H-dependent oxidoreductase subunit E, producing the protein MELDQTKLDSIVERYNKDRSYMLAMFQDVQRLYRYLPKEAISYICKKLDIPFSKGYEVATFYKALSLKPRGKHTIHVCLGTACHLRGGPNILETFERELKIKTGETTSDGNFTIETVNCLGACALAPLVRVDEHDFGKATQAVAKKIINEFADGVRS
- a CDS encoding NADH-ubiquinone oxidoreductase-F iron-sulfur binding region domain-containing protein; the encoded protein is MNMSLEQLDSITARYTNRMSYYTKIVRICCGTGCVSSGSLQVYEGLKKILEEKGLTETVLVKQTGCHGLCERGPIVVLGNDEILYQSVGKRNIEDDISALIDTISDNKIIERMLYQGEDKTKRYISPKDIPFYAGQDRIVLSLNGIIDAEDIEEYISLGGYRGLYKALLMEPAEIIDWIDKSGLRGRGGGGFPTGTKWRSCRNAPGEVKYVVANGDEGDPGAFMDRSLMEGNPHGVIEGMIIGGYAIGSNQGFIYVRDEYPLAVNRLIKAIESAREYGLLGKNIFDSGFDFDIKIFRGGGAFVCGESTALMSSIEGKSGEPRAKYIHTVEKGIWEKPTNLNNVETWACVPHIINKGWEWFASIGTPHSKGTKVFSLVGKVKNTGLIEVPMGITLREIIYDLGGGIQGNRRFKAVQTGGPSGGCIPEAYLEMPVDFDSLTRLGSMMGSGGMIVMDERNCMVDVAKYFLKFLVEESCGKCTPCREGVRRMYEIVDRICNGEGQRGDIHHLEELAHAISLGSLCGLGQSAPNPVLSTIKYFRDEYTIHIEEKRCPAGVCKALIRFIILPDKCTGCMRCSAECPAHCIKGDKKEVHVIDETLCIKCGNCYDICRFDAVMIE